AGGGCTCGGGAATCATCATCATCACGGCCTGGCTGATGGGGTAGCCGGCCATGGTCAGCAGCTCCAGGCAGTTGTCGAAGGTGGCGGTGTCGGACTGGCCGGCAAAGCTGATGGGATAGAGCTTTTGCAGGTCTTCGCCCAGCACGGGAGAGGCCATCACGCCTTCGCGCGCCAGCATCCAGTTGTAGTTGCCGCGCACGGTGTTGATTTCACCGTTGTGGGCCACATAGCGGTAGGGGTGAGCCAGAGGCCACTCGGGGAAGGTGTTGGTGGAGAAACGCTGGTGCACCAGGCCGATGGCCGAGACGCAGCGCTCGTCGGCCAGGTCACGGTAGTACACGCCCACCTGATCGGCCAGCAGCAGGCCCTTGTAGACCACGGTGCGGCTGCTCATGCTGGGGACGTAGTATTCCTTGCTGTGCTTGAGGCCCAGGTTCTGGATGGCGGCCGAGGCCGTCTTGCGGATCACGTACAGCTTGCGCTCCAGCGCATCCTGCACGATGACATCGGCACCACGGCCGATGAAGACCTGGCGCAGGATGGGTTCCTTTTCCTGCACGGTGGGCGACATCGGCATGTCGCGGTTCACCGGCACATCGCGCCAGCCCAGCAGCACCTGGCCTTCGGCCTTGATCGCACGCTCCATCTCCTGCTGGCAAGCCAGGCGCGAAGCATGTTCCTTGGGCAGGAAGATCATGCCCACGCCATATTCGCCGGCAGGAGGCAGTGCCACGCCCTGCTTGGCCATTTCTTCGCGGTAGAGCTGATCCGGGATCTGGATCAGGATACCGGCGCCGTCGCCCATCAGGGGGTCCGCACCCACAGCACCGCGATGGTCGATGTTTTCGAGGATCTTCAGTGCCCCCAGCACGATGTCATGGCGCTTCTGGCCCTTGATATGGGCCACAAAGCCCAGACCGCAGGCATCGTGTTCGTTGCTCTTGGAGTACAGACCGTGGTCCTGGAGATACTTGATCTCGGCAGCAGTCGTCATGGGGAATCCTCTTATATCAATCGCGGGGAACGCAAGATTACGACATGACATGAAGTTATGCAATAAGTATTAATTGGGGTCAGATTCCAATTAATTCCCAACTTTTTTTATTTGAATTTAATTAGGGACATATAAAAACCGAGAAAAGCAATCCAATAAAAACAAGGAGTTGGAAAAGCTCCCTAGTCCTCGTGCACCGAAGCTGTGCGTGCTGCAGGCCTGCCGGCCTTCTGCCGCTTCACGCGCCGCTCGGTTTTCTGTTGCAAATTTTCAATGAAATCGGGCTCGCCCAAAGCCCAGCCACGCAGTGCAGCATGGCTGATCTGCGCCTGCGTATCTGCATCCAGACCGGCCTCCACGGCCCTGACATAAGCCGCATCCCGGGCAAACGGCGTGTTGCCCAGAGCCCAGAAAAGCGCGTGCGGGCTGATGAGCGCATCGCTTTGCAGGCCTGCGTTGTGCGCATAGCTGGACCAGGGCCAGTCCACCGCGCGCTGCACCAGCCCGTCGCGCACGGGGTTGAGATCCATGGAGACCATGGTCGCCATCAGCCATTGCTCGGCCTGCAGCACGGTGCAGCGGTAGCGCCCCTCCCACAGGGTGCCGGTACGCCCGTGCCGGTTGTTGAAGTAACGCACATAGCTGCGCCCCACGGCCTGCATGAACTGGGGCACGCCCTGCTCCGTCCTGGGCGTCAGCAGCAGATGGAAGTGATTGGGCATGAGCACATAGGCATGCACATCGACCTCGAAGCGCCGCGCCATCTCGCGCATCAGATCCAGCATGACCAGGCGATCCTGCGCATCCACAAAGATCTCGCCGCTGTTGTTGCCACGCTGGATGATGTGGTGCGGCATGTTTGCCAGCGTAAGACGGGGAAGACGGGCCATGGAGCAGACTTGGACAGGGGCGACAGGGAAGGCTTTTCGGTCATTATGAAGCGTCGCACCAAGGCCGACGCCTCCTCAAGCGCCAGACATCACAGATGCATGCGGCCCGAAGCACTCAGCAACTGGCTGATATGCCGCGTAGCGGCCAGCAGTTGCGGCAGCAGCCGCTCGCGCATCATCTGCTCGCTGGTGCGGTTGGCCTGACCGCTGATGTTGAGCGCCGCCACCGTCTGGCCGCGCGCATTGCGTATGGGGGCGGCAATCGAGATCAGCCCTTCCTCCAGCTCCTGGTTGAGCAGGGCCCAGCCCTGCTCGCGCACGCGGGCGACCTCGGCATACAACTCGTCGTCGCC
This window of the Comamonas testosteroni genome carries:
- a CDS encoding transposase; this translates as MARLPRLTLANMPHHIIQRGNNSGEIFVDAQDRLVMLDLMREMARRFEVDVHAYVLMPNHFHLLLTPRTEQGVPQFMQAVGRSYVRYFNNRHGRTGTLWEGRYRCTVLQAEQWLMATMVSMDLNPVRDGLVQRAVDWPWSSYAHNAGLQSDALISPHALFWALGNTPFARDAAYVRAVEAGLDADTQAQISHAALRGWALGEPDFIENLQQKTERRVKRQKAGRPAARTASVHED